The DNA window AACGTTCGAGGCGGGGCTAGTGCTCACCGGCAGTGAAGTGAAATCGTTACGGGCCGGCAAGGCACAGCTCAAAGACAGCTACGGCCGCATCGACAGGGGGGAAGTGTGGCTCTTCAACGCCCACATCAGCCCGTACGACGCGGCAGCGCAGTTCGGGCACGAGCCCACACGCTCGCGCAAGCTGCTGCTGCATCGGCGTCAAATCGAGCACCTCATCGGCAAGGTGAAAGAGCGGGGCCTGAC is part of the Candidatus Binatia bacterium genome and encodes:
- the smpB gene encoding SsrA-binding protein SmpB, which encodes MPAKDQSPRTRDIAVNRRARHEFHIEETFEAGLVLTGSEVKSLRAGKAQLKDSYGRIDRGEVWLFNAHISPYDAAAQFGHEPTRSRKLLLHRRQIEHLIGKVKERGLTLIPLRLYFKDGRAKVELGLARGKKLYDKRAATKEREVKREMDRAMKG